From Cellulomonas oligotrophica, a single genomic window includes:
- a CDS encoding alpha-hydroxy acid oxidase — protein MTRRQLPKWSELQPLLQPKPLRLDPTARRLEDALTVADLRRVAKRRTPRSVFDYTDGAAEGEVTLRRARRLFRDLELRPSVLHDVSHVDTTTQYLGRPSALPFGFAPTGFTRMMHHEGERAVVRVAERHGIPYALSTMGTTSIEDVAAAAPDARKWFQLYVWKDRAAGEDLMARAKEAGYEALMLTVDVPVAGARLRDARNGFSIPPALTLKTVVDAGMHPAWWMNLLTTEPLQFASLSSWGGTVADLLDKLFDPTMTIADLEWLRASWDGPLIIKGVQTVEDARRVTDAGADAVVLSNHGGRQLDKAPVPLRLLPDVVEAVGDRTEVWVDTGITHGSDVVAALALGARATLVGRAYLYGLMAGGERGVDRTVQILQREVRRTMALLGVNDVASLGPQHVRLP, from the coding sequence GTGACCCGACGCCAGCTGCCCAAGTGGTCCGAGCTGCAGCCGTTGCTGCAGCCCAAGCCGCTCCGGCTCGACCCGACCGCCCGGCGCCTCGAGGACGCCCTGACCGTCGCCGACCTGCGACGCGTGGCCAAGCGCCGCACACCCCGGTCGGTCTTCGACTACACCGACGGCGCCGCCGAGGGCGAGGTCACGCTGCGCCGCGCGCGCCGCCTGTTCCGCGACCTCGAGCTGCGCCCGTCGGTGCTGCACGACGTCTCGCACGTCGACACCACGACGCAGTACCTGGGCCGCCCGTCGGCGCTGCCGTTCGGGTTCGCCCCCACCGGGTTCACGCGGATGATGCACCACGAGGGCGAGCGCGCCGTCGTGCGGGTGGCCGAGCGCCACGGCATCCCCTACGCGCTGTCGACCATGGGCACGACCTCGATCGAGGACGTCGCCGCCGCCGCGCCGGACGCGCGCAAGTGGTTCCAGCTCTACGTCTGGAAGGACCGCGCCGCGGGCGAGGACCTCATGGCCCGGGCCAAGGAGGCCGGGTACGAGGCCCTCATGCTGACCGTCGACGTGCCCGTCGCGGGAGCACGCCTGCGCGACGCCCGCAACGGGTTCTCGATCCCCCCGGCGCTCACGCTGAAGACCGTCGTCGACGCCGGCATGCACCCCGCGTGGTGGATGAACCTGCTCACCACCGAGCCGCTGCAGTTCGCGTCGCTCAGCTCGTGGGGCGGCACCGTCGCCGACCTGCTGGACAAGCTGTTCGACCCCACCATGACGATCGCCGACCTGGAGTGGCTGCGCGCGTCGTGGGACGGTCCGCTCATCATCAAGGGCGTGCAGACGGTGGAGGACGCCCGGCGCGTCACCGATGCCGGGGCCGACGCGGTCGTCCTGTCGAACCACGGCGGGCGCCAGCTCGACAAGGCCCCCGTGCCGCTGCGGCTGCTGCCCGACGTCGTGGAGGCCGTCGGCGACCGCACCGAGGTGTGGGTCGACACCGGCATCACGCACGGGTCCGACGTCGTCGCCGCCCTCGCCCTGGGCGCACGGGCCACCCTCGTCGGCCGCGCGTACCTGTACGGCCTCATGGCCGGCGGCGAACGGGGCGTGGACCGTACCGTGCAGATCCTCCAGCGCGAGGTGCGCCGCACCATGGCGCTGCTGGGCGTCAACGACGTCGCGTCGCTGGGCCCGCAGCACGTGCGCCTGCCCTGA
- a CDS encoding ABC transporter substrate-binding protein yields MKRPVLKAATVVAVAALGLAACSGGEADTSGAGVDDDTPVTIDFTWWGNDDRAERYNEALELFSEQYPNITVNGTFAAFPDYWTQRSTEAAGRNLPDVMQFDLSYLREFNQSGQLLDLQELLDDGTIDTSGFDPTLLEAGVLDGKTIGIPTSTNTLGMFYNPELLEQTGTEFPDAETYTFDEYNDFIADVAAAGEQTADGYGIYGAGDYTGTFWFFIQWLLQNGVTPFEEDGTLGFEEADVVEFLNLTADLREAGATYPVERGVALKPLGGFTANESASEMSWDNFLAGYVADSGTETIEITQIPSVEPGEKALFLKPSMLYSIGANTEAAAASATLVNFLLTDPEVGRIFGTSKGVPADADQRAAVETEEGSVDAKVIAYEEAVAEQVTETTPIPVKGFGTIEAKWLELGENLGYGTITPEQFAEEWFAEADLAIM; encoded by the coding sequence ATGAAGCGACCCGTCCTGAAGGCAGCGACCGTCGTCGCCGTCGCCGCACTCGGCCTCGCGGCCTGCAGCGGCGGCGAGGCCGACACCAGCGGCGCCGGCGTCGACGACGACACCCCCGTCACCATCGACTTCACCTGGTGGGGCAACGACGACCGCGCGGAGCGGTACAACGAGGCCCTCGAGCTGTTCTCCGAGCAGTACCCGAACATCACGGTCAACGGCACGTTCGCCGCGTTCCCCGACTACTGGACGCAGCGCTCCACCGAGGCCGCCGGGCGCAACCTGCCCGACGTCATGCAGTTCGACCTGTCGTACCTGCGCGAGTTCAACCAGAGCGGCCAGCTGCTCGACCTGCAGGAGCTCCTCGACGACGGCACCATCGACACCTCGGGCTTCGACCCGACGCTCCTCGAGGCGGGCGTGCTCGACGGCAAGACCATCGGCATCCCGACGTCGACCAACACGCTCGGCATGTTCTACAACCCCGAGCTGCTCGAGCAGACCGGCACCGAGTTCCCCGACGCCGAGACGTACACCTTCGACGAGTACAACGACTTCATCGCCGACGTCGCGGCCGCGGGCGAGCAGACCGCCGACGGCTACGGCATCTACGGCGCGGGCGACTACACCGGCACGTTCTGGTTCTTCATCCAGTGGCTGCTCCAGAACGGCGTCACGCCCTTCGAGGAGGACGGCACCCTCGGCTTCGAGGAGGCCGACGTCGTGGAGTTCCTCAACCTCACCGCCGACCTGCGCGAGGCCGGGGCGACCTACCCCGTCGAGCGCGGCGTCGCCCTCAAGCCGCTGGGCGGGTTCACGGCCAACGAGTCCGCGTCCGAGATGAGCTGGGACAACTTCCTCGCCGGCTACGTCGCCGACTCGGGCACCGAGACCATCGAGATCACCCAGATCCCGTCGGTCGAGCCCGGCGAGAAGGCGCTCTTCCTCAAGCCGTCGATGCTCTACTCCATCGGCGCGAACACCGAGGCCGCCGCGGCGTCCGCCACGCTGGTGAACTTCCTGCTCACCGACCCCGAGGTCGGCCGCATCTTCGGCACCTCCAAGGGCGTCCCGGCCGACGCGGACCAGCGTGCCGCCGTCGAGACCGAGGAGGGCTCGGTCGACGCGAAGGTCATCGCGTACGAGGAGGCCGTCGCTGAGCAGGTCACCGAGACGACGCCGATCCCCGTCAAGGGCTTCGGCACCATCGAGGCCAAGTGGCTCGAGCTCGGCGAGAACCTGGGCTACGGCACCATCACCCCGGAGCAGTTCGCCGAGGAGTGGTTCGCCGAGGCCGACCTCGCGATCATGTGA
- a CDS encoding glycosyl hydrolase 115 family protein, with protein MPRLPRLLPTTDGVRVAAPGRRTHVAVDAAETPAVHLAVDDLLADVARVAGVATTRTAGVAGAQVVVGTLGTSALVDGAADLLDLAPLRTPDGAARWEAYTLQVADGRLWVVGADRRGTVYGVYALCEAMGVSPWHWWADVPVRRRPHVTVPPDLHVADHPSVRYRGIFLNDEEQLEAWARRHTDDGTIGPATYARVYELLLRLGGNYLWPAMHVNAFNADPENGRLAHERGVVVGTSHCDMLLRSNQHEWEPWAAAHGGELAYDWSVPGRNREMLREYWRGSVRQNAGYEVTWTLGMRGIHDSGFETAHVDADTRLSEPEKHRARLRLLQDVVGAQRDVLAEVLGPARAADAPQVFVPYKEVLPLYDDGLAIPDDVTLLWSDDSFGHVRRFPTPAERARPGGHGLYFHSSYWSPPPRSYLFVSSMPLAHVRRELRRSWDAGIREVWVDNVGALKPLEQDVEHFLRYAWDVGHEAAGEDRPTTDPRTWTAAWVDRDVSGGYGERVAALLEEWAQVTDVRKVEHLSSRAFDQTAWGDEAARRVAALHRLSAQVAQVHAALPADEQDAFVQLVAFKVWASALFAAQFAHADRSLLAHDQGRWRAADHHLALSRAFDAHKRTLLHFYDRVMVGGRWRDLVTPERFPPPPMALFPAARPALRVGAPELVVVVWGDPGPVDAPRLTFAPHAGRQRWLDVGNAGSGTLDVEITSDAPWVRPGWTGGPLDVERRVAVHVDDAAAHVGERATLTVRTRHDGRHVDVVVEVLDVPAPPPGWDGWLEADGALSLPAAEADERHDGTTTRWQDVPGLGRGGGALAEVRRTGGPHGATTTAPADAPADDLADPAALVFHVHLVTPGAHEVELHRMPSLDSTGRVRVAVQVDDHPPVVLESPTTDEHRGTWETAVVEHVERLRTTLPWLGAGPHVLRVLAVDPGVGLHRVVVHTDPPVPARRRTALGPPTSARTDRPAPVPPDPDPLATAEAELARLDAFARDVLRTDPADVPPHPVVYVGREMWTGPTTFTPNETVEQDALGPARYAPGADGGHDRLAALPRGPVVEHDGALAVDVARALRGTADAWTTPSLDAPRTGWVQTQSETDGGTGLALHVDAPGREWVDPHEAPGVHVRVRTDGGRFAVWALVKYDHDRDDACWLALDGTPQPASEQLSGGDLFTFGTAQVWVWALLTDLDVPPGEHVLSVLARRAGLRVDRLWLTRDERRPPPDAAWPV; from the coding sequence GTGCCCCGTCTGCCCCGCCTGCTGCCCACCACCGACGGCGTGCGCGTCGCCGCCCCCGGCCGCCGCACCCACGTGGCCGTCGACGCGGCCGAGACCCCGGCCGTGCACCTGGCCGTGGACGACCTGCTCGCCGACGTCGCCCGCGTCGCGGGCGTCGCGACCACCCGCACCGCGGGCGTCGCCGGGGCGCAGGTCGTCGTCGGGACGCTCGGCACCAGCGCGCTCGTCGACGGCGCCGCCGACCTGCTCGACCTGGCCCCGCTGCGCACCCCGGACGGCGCGGCCCGCTGGGAGGCGTACACGCTGCAGGTCGCCGACGGGCGGCTGTGGGTCGTCGGCGCCGACCGCCGCGGCACCGTCTACGGCGTGTACGCGCTGTGCGAGGCCATGGGCGTCTCGCCGTGGCACTGGTGGGCCGACGTCCCCGTGCGCCGGCGCCCGCACGTGACCGTGCCGCCCGACCTGCACGTGGCCGACCACCCGTCGGTGCGGTACCGCGGGATCTTCCTCAACGACGAGGAGCAGCTCGAGGCGTGGGCGCGCCGGCACACCGACGACGGCACGATCGGCCCGGCCACCTACGCCCGCGTCTACGAGCTGCTGCTGCGGCTGGGCGGCAACTACCTGTGGCCCGCGATGCACGTCAACGCGTTCAACGCCGACCCGGAGAACGGCCGGCTGGCGCACGAGCGCGGCGTCGTCGTGGGCACCAGCCACTGCGACATGCTGCTGCGCTCCAACCAGCACGAGTGGGAGCCGTGGGCCGCCGCGCACGGCGGAGAGCTCGCCTACGACTGGTCGGTGCCGGGCCGCAACCGCGAGATGCTCCGCGAGTACTGGCGCGGCAGCGTGCGGCAGAACGCGGGCTACGAGGTGACGTGGACCCTCGGCATGCGGGGCATCCACGACTCGGGGTTCGAGACCGCGCACGTCGACGCCGACACGCGCCTGTCGGAGCCGGAGAAGCACCGCGCCCGCCTGCGGCTGCTCCAGGACGTCGTGGGCGCGCAGCGCGACGTGCTCGCCGAGGTGCTCGGGCCGGCGCGCGCCGCCGACGCCCCGCAGGTCTTCGTGCCGTACAAGGAGGTCCTGCCGCTCTACGACGACGGGCTGGCGATCCCCGACGACGTGACGCTGCTGTGGTCCGACGACTCGTTCGGCCACGTGCGCCGCTTCCCGACCCCCGCGGAGCGCGCACGTCCCGGCGGGCACGGCCTGTACTTCCACTCCTCGTACTGGTCGCCGCCGCCGCGCAGCTACCTGTTCGTCTCGTCGATGCCGCTCGCGCACGTGCGGCGCGAGCTGCGCCGCTCCTGGGACGCGGGCATCCGTGAGGTCTGGGTCGACAACGTCGGGGCGCTCAAGCCCCTGGAGCAGGACGTCGAGCACTTCCTGCGGTACGCGTGGGACGTCGGGCACGAGGCCGCCGGCGAGGACCGGCCCACCACGGACCCCCGCACCTGGACCGCCGCGTGGGTGGACCGGGACGTCAGCGGCGGGTACGGGGAGCGGGTCGCCGCCCTGCTGGAGGAGTGGGCGCAGGTCACCGACGTGCGCAAGGTCGAGCACCTGTCCTCGCGCGCGTTCGACCAGACGGCGTGGGGCGACGAGGCGGCCCGGCGCGTGGCCGCGCTGCACCGGCTGTCCGCGCAGGTGGCGCAGGTGCACGCGGCGCTGCCGGCCGACGAGCAGGACGCGTTCGTGCAGCTCGTCGCGTTCAAGGTCTGGGCGTCCGCGCTGTTCGCGGCGCAGTTCGCGCACGCGGACCGGTCGCTGCTGGCGCACGACCAGGGCCGGTGGCGCGCCGCCGACCACCACCTGGCGCTGTCGCGGGCGTTCGACGCGCACAAGCGCACGCTGCTGCACTTCTACGACCGGGTCATGGTGGGCGGCCGGTGGCGGGACCTGGTCACCCCCGAGCGCTTCCCTCCTCCGCCGATGGCGCTGTTCCCCGCGGCGCGGCCGGCGCTGCGCGTCGGCGCCCCGGAGCTCGTCGTCGTGGTGTGGGGCGACCCCGGTCCCGTCGACGCGCCCCGGCTGACGTTCGCCCCGCACGCCGGGAGGCAGCGGTGGCTCGACGTGGGCAACGCCGGCTCCGGCACGCTCGACGTCGAGATCACCTCCGACGCGCCGTGGGTGCGTCCGGGCTGGACGGGTGGCCCGCTGGACGTCGAGCGGCGGGTCGCGGTGCACGTCGACGACGCTGCCGCGCACGTGGGCGAGCGGGCGACGCTGACCGTGCGGACCCGGCACGACGGGCGGCACGTCGACGTGGTCGTCGAGGTCCTCGACGTGCCCGCACCGCCGCCCGGCTGGGACGGGTGGCTCGAGGCCGACGGCGCCCTCAGCCTGCCCGCGGCCGAGGCCGACGAGCGCCACGACGGCACCACGACCCGGTGGCAGGACGTGCCGGGACTGGGACGCGGCGGCGGGGCGCTCGCCGAGGTGCGCCGCACGGGCGGCCCGCACGGCGCGACGACCACGGCCCCCGCCGACGCCCCCGCGGACGACCTGGCCGACCCGGCCGCGCTCGTCTTCCACGTCCATCTCGTGACACCCGGCGCGCACGAGGTCGAGCTGCACCGCATGCCCTCGCTGGACTCCACCGGACGCGTCCGGGTGGCGGTGCAGGTCGACGACCACCCGCCCGTCGTCCTGGAGTCCCCGACGACCGACGAGCACCGCGGCACGTGGGAGACCGCGGTCGTCGAGCACGTCGAGCGGCTGCGCACGACGCTGCCGTGGCTCGGGGCCGGCCCCCACGTGCTGCGGGTGCTGGCCGTCGACCCGGGGGTGGGCCTGCACCGGGTGGTCGTGCACACCGACCCGCCCGTCCCCGCACGCCGGCGCACCGCGCTCGGCCCGCCGACCAGCGCCCGGACCGACCGACCCGCACCCGTGCCACCCGACCCCGACCCGCTGGCGACCGCCGAGGCGGAGCTCGCCCGCCTCGACGCGTTCGCGCGCGACGTGCTGCGCACCGACCCGGCGGACGTGCCGCCGCACCCCGTCGTCTACGTCGGCCGGGAGATGTGGACGGGCCCCACGACGTTCACGCCCAACGAGACCGTGGAGCAGGACGCGCTCGGCCCCGCCCGGTACGCCCCCGGGGCCGACGGCGGCCACGACCGGCTCGCCGCGCTGCCCCGCGGCCCGGTCGTCGAGCACGACGGCGCCCTGGCCGTCGACGTCGCGCGGGCGCTGCGCGGCACCGCGGACGCGTGGACGACCCCGAGCCTGGACGCCCCGCGCACCGGCTGGGTGCAGACGCAGTCCGAGACCGACGGCGGCACGGGCCTGGCCCTGCACGTGGACGCCCCCGGACGGGAGTGGGTCGACCCGCACGAGGCGCCCGGCGTGCACGTGCGGGTGCGCACCGACGGCGGCCGGTTCGCGGTGTGGGCGCTGGTGAAGTACGACCACGACCGCGACGACGCGTGCTGGCTCGCGCTCGACGGCACCCCGCAGCCGGCGTCGGAGCAGCTGTCCGGCGGCGACCTGTTCACCTTCGGCACCGCGCAGGTGTGGGTGTGGGCGCTGCTCACGGACCTCGACGTGCCGCCGGGCGAGCACGTGCTCTCGGTGCTCGCCCGGCGCGCGGGCCTGCGCGTGGACCGCCTCTGGCTCACCCGCGACGAGCGCCGCCCGCCCCCGGACGCCGCCTGGCCGGTGTGA
- a CDS encoding Gfo/Idh/MocA family protein yields MRTTADRHRPATVAVVGVHGHGASHLRTVRALTATGHARLAAVVDPRPVEGTALTRPDGPVGPGTATVEPLVPPGTAWFPDLDALLGAARPDVVVLATPIHTHLALASAALRAGCDVLLEKPTVATLDEHEQLVDVVRATGRRCQVGFQTFGSGAVTELAHLVASGELGEVTTVGAVGTWVRTRAYYARAAWAGRRTMGDVPVVDGVVTNPLAHAVATALAVAGATLAEHVADVEVDLHHAHDIEADDTSSVVVTTTNGRRVAAGLTLCAPERSPARVLVRGTAGEAVLRYEHDELDVRSPRGSRSVRTSRRDLLADLLDARHDPHARLRCDVASTGAFMRVLEAVRTAPDPTPVRPEQVRWVGEGADAHPVVADVEAWCARVADEGATFRTLGAPWVAPLPTAAAEPDRAAVG; encoded by the coding sequence GTGCGCACCACCGCCGACCGGCACAGGCCGGCCACCGTCGCGGTGGTCGGCGTGCACGGCCACGGCGCCTCGCACCTGCGGACGGTGCGCGCGCTGACCGCCACGGGGCACGCGCGCCTCGCGGCGGTCGTCGACCCCCGGCCGGTCGAGGGCACCGCGCTGACCCGTCCCGACGGCCCCGTGGGTCCGGGCACCGCCACGGTCGAGCCGCTGGTCCCGCCGGGCACCGCCTGGTTCCCGGACCTCGACGCGCTGCTCGGCGCCGCGCGCCCCGACGTCGTCGTGCTCGCCACGCCCATCCACACGCACCTCGCCCTCGCGTCCGCCGCCCTGCGCGCCGGGTGCGACGTGCTGCTGGAGAAGCCGACCGTGGCGACCCTCGACGAGCACGAGCAGCTCGTCGACGTCGTGCGCGCCACCGGCCGGCGCTGCCAGGTCGGCTTCCAGACGTTCGGCTCGGGCGCCGTCACCGAGCTCGCGCACCTCGTCGCGTCCGGCGAGCTGGGCGAGGTCACCACCGTCGGGGCGGTCGGCACCTGGGTGCGCACGCGCGCCTACTACGCGCGGGCGGCCTGGGCGGGACGGCGCACGATGGGCGACGTCCCCGTCGTCGACGGCGTCGTCACCAACCCGCTCGCGCACGCGGTCGCCACCGCGCTGGCCGTGGCGGGCGCGACCCTGGCCGAGCACGTCGCCGACGTGGAGGTGGACCTGCACCACGCCCACGACATCGAGGCCGACGACACGTCCTCGGTCGTCGTGACCACGACGAACGGCCGTCGGGTGGCCGCCGGGCTGACCCTGTGCGCGCCGGAGCGCTCGCCCGCCCGCGTCCTGGTGCGCGGGACCGCCGGCGAGGCCGTGCTGCGCTACGAGCACGACGAGCTCGACGTGCGCAGCCCGCGCGGCTCGCGCAGCGTGCGCACGTCCCGGCGCGACCTGCTCGCCGACCTGCTCGACGCCCGCCACGACCCGCACGCGCGGCTGCGCTGCGACGTCGCGTCCACCGGCGCGTTCATGCGGGTCCTCGAGGCCGTGCGCACCGCACCCGACCCCACGCCCGTCCGGCCCGAGCAGGTCCGCTGGGTGGGGGAGGGCGCCGACGCGCACCCCGTCGTCGCCGACGTCGAGGCCTGGTGCGCGCGCGTCGCGGACGAGGGCGCCACGTTCCGCACCCTGGGGGCGCCGTGGGTGGCCCCCCTCCCGACGGCCGCGGCCGAGCCCGACCGGGCCGCCGTCGGCTGA
- a CDS encoding carbohydrate ABC transporter permease, which yields MRRRRAAETRAGYAFLSPWLVGFFLLTAGPMLASLYLAFTNYNLFNAPEWVGLDNFVRLFQDPNYIQAWKVTGTYVLLGTPLKLISALAVAMLLNNSRRGQGFYRSAFYAPSLIGASVSIAIVWKAMFIDNGIVDQVGQVLGLPAGGWVGDPSRTMPMLVLLTVWQFGAPMVIFLAGLKQVPTELYEAASVDGAGPVRKFVKITLPMLSPVLFFNLLLETIHAFQIFASAFIISSGTGGPARSTLFYTLYLYFRGFRDFQMGYASAMAWILVLVVGAISFVLFRTQNRWVHYSGEGK from the coding sequence ATGCGCCGTCGCAGAGCCGCCGAGACCCGCGCCGGCTACGCCTTCCTGAGCCCCTGGCTCGTCGGGTTCTTCCTGCTCACCGCCGGCCCGATGCTCGCCTCGCTCTACCTGGCGTTCACCAACTACAACCTGTTCAACGCCCCGGAGTGGGTCGGGCTGGACAACTTCGTCCGCCTCTTCCAGGACCCGAACTACATCCAGGCGTGGAAGGTCACGGGCACGTACGTGCTGCTCGGCACCCCGCTGAAGCTGATCTCCGCGCTCGCGGTGGCCATGCTGCTCAACAACAGCCGCCGCGGCCAGGGCTTCTACCGGTCCGCGTTCTACGCCCCGTCGCTCATCGGTGCCAGCGTCTCGATCGCCATCGTCTGGAAGGCGATGTTCATCGACAACGGCATCGTCGACCAGGTCGGCCAGGTGCTCGGCCTGCCGGCCGGCGGCTGGGTGGGCGACCCCTCGCGCACCATGCCGATGCTCGTCCTGCTGACCGTGTGGCAGTTCGGCGCACCGATGGTCATCTTCCTCGCGGGTCTCAAGCAGGTCCCCACCGAGCTCTACGAGGCGGCGTCGGTCGACGGCGCCGGCCCGGTGCGCAAGTTCGTCAAGATCACGCTGCCGATGCTCTCGCCGGTGCTGTTCTTCAACCTGCTGCTCGAGACCATCCACGCGTTCCAGATCTTCGCGTCGGCGTTCATCATCTCGTCCGGCACGGGCGGGCCCGCGCGCTCGACGCTCTTCTACACGCTGTACCTGTACTTCCGCGGCTTCCGGGACTTCCAGATGGGCTACGCCTCGGCGATGGCCTGGATCCTCGTGCTCGTCGTCGGTGCCATCAGCTTCGTCCTGTTCCGCACCCAGAACCGGTGGGTGCACTACTCCGGGGAGGGCAAGTGA
- a CDS encoding rhamnogalacturonan lyase family protein: MRAKRTTSALLATLAVATVGVALAPPASAAVACRATYTVGSTWPGGFGAEVRVDNLGDALNGWTLTWTYATGQQVTQAWNGTATQSGTAVTVRNAGWNGSVAAGGSFSVGFNGTYTGSNPTPTSFAVNGTTCTGATTPTTTPSATPSPTPTRTATPTASPTPTASATPTVAPTPTPTAPTAVPTTPTTGAKQLEDLDRGLISVRSGSGNLVQWRLLGYEARTTGFHVYRDGTRVTSSPVTGSTNYLDAGAAASARYTVRAVVNGAEQAASAASLNFTAGYLDVPVSRPSADHVINDGSVGDLDGDGDLDYVVKWDPTNAKDNSQSGVTGNVYLDAYRIDGTRLWRIDLGPNIRAGAHYTQFQVYDYDGDGKAEVAVKTADGTRSGTGQVIGSATAVHRNSAGYVLSGPEYFTVFKGDTGAIGATTDYVPPRGTVSSWGDSYGNRVDRFLAGTAYLDGQRPSIVMARGYYTRAVVVAWDYRDGALTRRWTFDSNSSGNSAYAGQGNHSLSIADVDADGKDEILYGSAAIDDQGRGLWSNGTGHGDAGHAGDLVPSRPGLEYFKPTESTNQPNMWMADARTGQILWKTASGADNGRGVAGDIWAGSAGAEAWSSADADLRNGATGAAVGRKPSSTNFLVWWDGDPVRELLDQTRVDKYGPSGDTRLLTGASVRSNNSTKATPVLSGDILGDWREEVVWARTDEAALRIYATPTATTYRVPTLLHDPMYRVAVAWQNTAYNQPPHPSFALGDPFVAPPQQSIYVR, from the coding sequence ATGAGAGCCAAGCGGACGACGAGCGCGCTGCTGGCGACGCTCGCCGTGGCGACCGTGGGCGTGGCGCTGGCGCCACCGGCGTCGGCGGCCGTCGCGTGCCGCGCCACGTACACCGTCGGCAGCACGTGGCCGGGCGGGTTCGGCGCCGAGGTCAGGGTCGACAACCTCGGCGACGCGCTGAACGGCTGGACGCTGACCTGGACGTACGCGACCGGCCAGCAGGTCACGCAGGCGTGGAACGGCACCGCGACGCAGTCCGGGACGGCAGTGACGGTCCGCAACGCGGGCTGGAACGGGTCCGTGGCGGCCGGCGGGTCGTTCTCCGTCGGGTTCAACGGCACCTACACCGGCAGCAACCCGACGCCGACGTCGTTCGCCGTCAACGGCACGACCTGCACGGGCGCGACGACGCCCACCACCACCCCGTCGGCGACCCCGTCGCCCACGCCGACGCGCACCGCGACCCCGACCGCGTCGCCGACGCCCACCGCGAGCGCGACCCCCACGGTGGCGCCGACTCCCACCCCCACGGCCCCGACTGCGGTCCCGACGACCCCGACCACGGGCGCCAAGCAGCTCGAGGACCTGGACCGCGGGCTGATCTCGGTCCGCTCGGGCAGCGGCAACCTCGTGCAGTGGCGCCTGCTGGGCTACGAGGCGCGGACCACCGGGTTCCACGTGTACCGCGACGGCACGCGCGTGACGTCGTCGCCGGTCACGGGCTCGACGAACTACCTCGACGCGGGTGCGGCGGCGTCCGCGCGGTACACGGTCCGCGCGGTGGTGAACGGCGCCGAGCAGGCCGCGTCGGCCGCGTCGCTGAACTTCACGGCCGGGTACCTCGACGTGCCTGTCTCGCGGCCGTCGGCGGACCACGTCATCAACGACGGCTCCGTGGGTGACCTCGACGGCGACGGCGACCTCGACTACGTGGTCAAGTGGGACCCGACCAACGCGAAGGACAACAGCCAGTCCGGCGTGACGGGCAACGTGTACCTCGACGCGTACCGGATCGACGGCACACGGCTGTGGCGGATCGACCTGGGCCCGAACATCCGGGCCGGGGCGCACTACACGCAGTTCCAGGTCTACGACTACGACGGCGACGGCAAGGCCGAGGTCGCGGTGAAGACGGCTGACGGGACGCGGTCCGGCACGGGCCAGGTCATCGGCAGCGCGACGGCCGTGCACCGCAACTCCGCGGGGTACGTGCTGTCCGGGCCGGAGTACTTCACCGTGTTCAAGGGCGACACCGGCGCGATCGGTGCGACGACGGACTACGTGCCGCCGCGCGGCACGGTCAGCAGCTGGGGCGACTCGTACGGCAACCGGGTCGACCGGTTCCTCGCGGGCACGGCGTACCTCGACGGGCAGCGGCCGTCGATCGTCATGGCGCGCGGGTACTACACGCGGGCCGTGGTCGTGGCATGGGACTACCGCGACGGGGCGCTGACGCGGCGGTGGACGTTCGACTCGAACAGCTCGGGCAACAGCGCGTACGCGGGCCAGGGCAACCACTCGCTGTCGATCGCGGACGTCGACGCGGACGGCAAGGACGAGATCCTCTACGGCTCGGCCGCGATCGACGACCAGGGCCGCGGCCTGTGGTCCAACGGCACGGGGCACGGCGACGCGGGCCACGCGGGCGACCTCGTCCCGTCGCGCCCGGGCCTGGAGTACTTCAAGCCCACGGAGTCGACGAACCAGCCGAACATGTGGATGGCCGACGCCCGCACGGGCCAGATCCTGTGGAAGACGGCCTCGGGCGCGGACAACGGCCGCGGCGTCGCCGGTGACATCTGGGCGGGCAGCGCCGGGGCGGAGGCGTGGTCGTCGGCGGACGCCGACCTGCGCAACGGCGCCACGGGTGCCGCGGTCGGCCGCAAGCCGTCGTCGACGAACTTCCTCGTCTGGTGGGACGGCGACCCGGTGCGTGAGCTGCTCGACCAGACGCGCGTCGACAAGTACGGGCCGTCGGGCGACACCCGCCTGCTGACCGGCGCCTCGGTGCGGTCGAACAACAGCACGAAGGCCACGCCGGTGCTGTCCGGCGACATCCTCGGCGACTGGCGCGAGGAGGTCGTCTGGGCGCGGACCGACGAGGCGGCGCTGCGGATCTACGCGACGCCGACGGCGACCACGTACCGGGTGCCCACGCTCCTGCACGACCCGATGTACCGGGTCGCGGTCGCGTGGCAGAACACGGCGTACAACCAGCCGCCGCACCCGTCGTTCGCGCTCGGCGACCCGTTCGTGGCCCCGCCGCAGCAGAGCATCTACGTCCGCTGA